A stretch of DNA from Ricinus communis isolate WT05 ecotype wild-type chromosome 4, ASM1957865v1, whole genome shotgun sequence:
AATGCCACCATGGAATCTCTCCCCACAATCCTTTATTTTCCTCAATTTGGTCATCCATGAAACCAAATTACAAAACCTAATTTGTCTTGTCAACATATGTTACTTGGGTGGGTGGTTCAGGCACTATGTTCAGTTTCCAACAACGATGAAAGTATAATGAAACCATAATTGCCACAATGTAGTGCGCAACTCAATCTAGCCTATAGTTTTGAGATGTTtgatgataaataaataaataaataattgtggGTTAAAAAGTTCAAAGCTAGCAGTTGCATTGCATGAAGTATAATAGCTTTTGGACCGGTCGGTTATTgattgttgttttttatttttttctcttttcctagttcttgttcttgatacggaaaataacaaaaagggGAAAATTGCAATCTCCTGTGAGCCTGATGAGTCATGGCAACTGGACACGTCTTAGAAGATGCAAAGCAGGCGGGAGAAGGACAGGAAAAGGTGTTTGTGCATCCCGATATAGTTATGTTGTCCAATCAATTTTCATGGGGTGATCTTGATTCTTGAGTTAGAAATTGGCCAGTGCCATGGCCCATATGCACAGCAGGGTAATCAGTGGCCTGACTAGAGAGCCGAAAAGAAGGCTGTCAGGCATGTgggaggaaaagaaagaagacaaagaAACAGGAATGAAATGAACATAACCTAGCGTGCAAGCAATGACCTATCCATATATTCCCTTCCCTCCCTCCTCCCCTTTTCTCACTTAAAACACATTCATTAAAAGTGCAACTCTGTTTCCACTTTCCATTTCGTAGCAAATGAGATTAAATCTAAACTCagcaaattttaaaatttgatctAGAACCAACTTATTGTCAACCCCTGAACAAAACAgagctttttattttcctctcCTActtacataaaaaaagaaaaagattttgatttttgaatgCACAACCTTTGTTCTTCAATTCATCCATCCAAATGAAATGATTCAGGACTTAACAGTTGCACATTTGGGAGACAGGTCAACTGGTCAAGTAAATATGTATTCTATAAACACATTCCCATAGCCCCCACCCCCACCCCCTTCCCATTTTTCTCTTGCAATGATTGTCAACACCTTTAAGAGACAGTTTTTAACCACGACACTCATTGCTTTGATGGTTACAGTAATCATTACTTCTTACATCATTAGGACAAGTTTAATCATCCCATCCCAACATACTGCTCCTCTCTTATAGGAATTCTATGCTATGGACATCATGTCATAAGTTCAGACCTTCTTGGTATCTTTTCAGTATAGTCAATGGTATCTGCAAACCATGAAGCCTATCTTATATAACCCACTCTCATTTTGAGATCAAGCTATTCAGTTTTGCATGATGGTGAGATATTACCATCAATTTCTCTGGGCTTCAGAGCTTAAACTACTTCAGAAACATAACAATGCTAAAGTTCCATTGCGCTATCTGAAGCATAATTGCAGCATAATCTATAAGGAAGTAAATCAGAAAAATATAGTGTATAAGCAAGTTCTATTGCAGTGATATGCCAAAGTCTCAGCAGAAAATTGATTTGTTTACCTATAACATGGGCCAGctataattagaatttaggATGTCCAGCATCTATTATTTTCCTGATCTGAATCGACATAAAACAGTTTCCTGTGTGCTCACTTCAGAAGATGATTACGGCTGAGGAAAAATTTAGACTGATGAGTAATGAGAATACATCatatagaaattagaaaaggATAGAGAAGTTCTTTCTTATGTTTATCGGATAGTATAGGAAAACATATCTGATTGGGGAAGTAACAACTTGGCATTAGCCTGTTCTGTTCCTCTGGCACAATGGCAAACCTCCTTTTGCATATTGATCTTCCACTCACATACCAGTCTCTTGTAGGATCTCATCAGGCTTTGGACCCAAACTCACATCATCTCTTCATGGCAGGCATTTTGGACCTAAAGCAAAATCTTTAACCTTGAGAAAAGATGGCGAGGCTTTCCCATTATGGCTTCAAAACAAATATAACCAactcaatataattaataacgCCATGGGAAACAGTTCTATCAATAATTTCCATATGTCATAAGTATCTAACAGAAAGGGTTTCAACTTCAAAGCCTGAGAGGAAATCATTTCCATAGCCTGGAACACCAGAAATACATTCAACAAACTTCAACTGTCGTGTTAACTGCATTAAACATTCAGATATTTGAATTGATTGAGGATGCAATCTTTCCTTAAAACAATGTTGTTCACCTCAATTAACCTAAAACCAGGAATCTAATTCTCTCCTCTTTCCCTCATCATTCCCGTCATTCTACTCACACTCACAGCCTCCTCCAACATGTTGGCTTCCTTGTATATGTTTGCAGGCAAAATATGTATTTCACTATAATGGGATCCAACTCAAGAAGCTTTCAAGCTGCTCTTTCCCCAGCAAAGGTATTTCATGGATCAACAATGCACCCTGCCCACAGCATCTGTCTCTGTTGGCATGCTTTTAATCAGCTGTTTAGCGTGCTTCAACAAAAACCAGCCCTACACCATGCAAGAGTAGTGTCTAAGCTGAGTAACacattaaatttagaattcatctgtgagaaaaaaaatttgcgGCCCTCTTCAACCAAGCCCACATGACAAGAAGCTGATAGTACTTCGAAATACGTGATCTCATCTGGAATCAGCCCAATATCAATCATCTTGGAGAAGTAAATATGGCACATGTGCATTCCCATGTCAGCGAGCTTTTCCTTGGCATTTCATGAAAAAAATTGAGGAGCCTTTTGAACATTTCCATATTTTGCATACATGTCAATCAAAGCAATACCTAAAATAATATCTGCAGAAAGAATgtacttttttatataatgttGAATCCATATTCCGATTTCATGTACATAGTCACCTCATCAggattaatattactattggACAAAGCCAATGACTCCTTGCTATGCTTGACCTTCGCATGACTTCCAAAGGTGGCATTCCATGTAACAAACTTTCTCCGCCATTGCATGCAACAACTTCCTCGATGTATATAAAAGCCCATACTCGTATACAACAACCATCGTAGTCCCGCTGCCTCGAGATTAGTTCCCAACactttatatattaagtaaGTTTGACACGTGGTCAATTCAATTTCTTCAATATGTCATTAAATTCCCTCCCAAGTTTCAATTCCTCCAATCGTTCACACGATGATATGACACCGATCGTTGTCTCCTCATCAGActttatttgctctttcaTAATTTCTTCGTAATTCCTTATTGCTTCCATTGCCTTCCAATTTCTATCAATGAATTCCAAGAGACCAAGTCTCTTACATAACCTTCATCAAACACCTTATGTGCTGATACCAATTTCCTGTATAAACCAAAAATGTGTATCAATGCATTGTGCACaaaatgataattatcaaaacccaACTGCATTACATGCCCAACAATCCGAAACAACTCATACATGTCAACAATAAGCACGCACAAACTCTAAATACCAAAGGGCTGCGTATAATTATCACGCCTAACATTTTTCCTCCTCGACATCCTTTTATACAAACCTACGGCTTCCCTAGGGTTTTCACTCCTAAATACCCTCTAGTTGCTACATTCCAAGAAAAAGCAATTCGCTTTTGTGCATTACACAAAATTATGGTGCAGTAATCAAGCCTTTCTAGACTCTGATACTGTGCGAGCCCTTCAGTGATCAAACCAATCATTTGGGCTTGGATTTGCTTCAACTGAGTGAGAGAATTGCATTTCTCTttagaagagaaaagaagtgGGTCTGAGAGTACAAAAAGCTGTGAGTTGTTATCTAATGTTGAGATTTGATCCTCGTCACCCATCAATATCTTTAAGGCGGGAATACGTGGCAGTTGTGAGCCTACGGCGGAGATTAAACGTTGTCGTTTTCCAAATACAATTTTCCTGCCTTGTACTCGTTACATGACCCAGTATGGTAAAGAATTGCTAGCTGGTGTACcctcatataattaatatatttgttagATTAAGAAACtgctaaatattataaatattaatttgttaaattttaacagATTGAAACTATAAAACAAAAGTGAGACCAATATATTCAAATcaaccaagaaaagaaaatcatactCTAAAAAAACTTTCGATATTTATTTGCACCAATAGTAGttgtatttgttttattcattcatCCTCTAACTTTCTTTctgaaatgaataaaagaaaaaaagaagctaTGATTTAGTGcaatattagtttatttatttatttacttacaACAGGTAATATGTGAgagattaataatattaaaagagtttgtttaaagaataattaattattgaacaataaaatatttaatatgggATGATtccttataaaatttattaatcaatagaattactaaatatcaaatttaagtgGGTCCTATTCTATTACTTGGACGAATATGGTAAATTTGTTAAGTGATGCAGAGGCTGCTGATCTTCCTTGTTGAGCATGTATAGCAGAAAAAGAAGTTCCTTGCCGAGTCGTTCATGGACTTCATGCTTAAAgctttgataatttttctcttcacataattcaataagaaaagtaataagtggattaatatatgtatgtattataaaaattaatgacaaGTGAGCTATCGCAGGAATATAAATTGCATGAAAAGCCAAATAACATTCCAACTCCTTAGACTaggtttattttaaatgagtAAAGAATCAGCCTAATTAAATTGTTGATGACTGCAAAATTTCCATCACCATTTGTGGCTGTGTAATGTGAGGAGATCGAGTCTCAATTATGCCCCACCAGAACCATACTTCTTTCCCAACAGAATCACCTGAAGCTTGTCATATCCGGCTAGCACACCAGCACCAGCAACTGCTCGGAGGATATTTGCACCAGCACCCTTGAAGAGGGACTTGGCTCCCTCGTTCTTAAGGATCACGGAGAATGCTTCAAGTGAGTTTTTGTACTTGACAGCTTCACCTGATGTCATCATCATTCTTCTGCGGACGGTGTCAATCGGGTATGAGGCAAGACCAGCACCGTTGGTGATAACCCAACCAAGGGCGAAGCTAGCAAAGAAACTATCCTGAAATCATCATAACAGAGCATGAGAAATTCTTTTATCTAACAAAGATATTCAACTGTAAAAGGTAATGAGAAAAAATGCAAACGCGAGACAAAAATGTACTGACCTGCAACTTTCCAGTAAGGACAACTGGCTTCAAAGAATCATACATTCCGAAATACAGACCACGGTATACAATGATGCCAAAGCATGAAATGTTAAATCCACGGTAAAGCCCAGCGACGCCATCTGATTGCAGGGTCTTCCTGTAGACATCAACCAAGCCATTAAATTGCCTCCCCCCTCCCTTCTTGGCAGCTTTAGCATCATTTGCAAGACGGGTTCTAGCATAATCCAAAGAATAGACAAAGAGTAGGGAAGAGGCACCCGCAGCACCACCTGATGCCAGGTTACCAACAAACCACTTCCAGTAGCCATCACGGTCCTTCCTAAAGTTGAAAAGCCTCTTAAAGTAATCCTTGAATGCAAAGTTCAAGGCCTGGAGGAGAAATCATCAAGTTGATAGGCAAAAGAGAGATTAGAActcatgaaaaaaaaaaaaaaggtgatGGCTAAGTGAAgtatttgcaaaagaagaaacagCAGACCTGAGTGGGGAAATAACGGATCACATTGGCTGTGTTCCCTCTCCACAATGACATCATTCCCTCATCTTCGATTGTTCGGCTGAAACAATCTCCTATTCCCTTGTAGGGTTCAGAGAGACGACCAGCCTTGATCATTTCATCTTGGTTTTGGATCAAGAGCTTCACACGCTCTATTGGAGCTGCAGCAGTTTTGGACACAGCTGCAGAAACTCCACCCATAAGAAAATCTGTAGCAAAGCTAGCAAACCCTTTCTCCGATGGAGCTTGAACAAAAACTGGTGACGCAGTTGATGCAATCAATGGTAGATCAGGGGAGGCTTCACATGCCCTAGTCATAGGGTACTGGAATGCTGCATTGCAGTAATTCCCATGTGTAAACTGCCTCTGGTGTAGGGCAGGGCTTTGAGAGCCCCCATATCGATATCGAACATCATGGGATAGGCTAGAACTAAGATGGATCTGGCTGGCCACCTTCTGCATGAGAGATGGGTACTGGTGCCTATCAGCCATTTCTTCTCAATTATGGAATTCTGCAAGCATTGCCAAACAAACTTGGTATTCTGAGAGAGaataatttaaagtaaatgaaataattGTTAAAGTTGTTGAATAGCATTTCTCCATACAACGGAAAAAGTAAAATCATGCTGCAAGAACGGCATTCCAagtattgataaaaaaattgtacTTCATATCTTTCTAATGATAGAAAAGACATCTATTTATCCTCCCAAGAAAGTGATCAAACTAATATGGCTCTTACCATGATTCTTCAGTTATTAGATTAGAGAAGCAGGCACcatcaaacaaaatagaaggaATATATGCTAGAAGATAAAAGAACAACTCATAACCTTCCATTTTGAACAATAAGAAATGTCTCGCCTAAATTGcagaattaaaaaaagaaaagaagtcttGGGTCACGAATGGAGaacaaatatttcaaaatgaaatacgataaataaactaattattatatcaaaagTCATTAAACAACAGCAATGTCggtataaatttcaaaaaggggaaaagaaaaaactgtgCTTTATGAGCAAAAATTGAGTCTCCAAAATGAAATCAACATTATTAACAACTCCATTGTATATAATCAATCGTGAGGGAATCAATGTCATCCAGAGCAATCCCTGACATAACGCTAATGTAAACATTAAATGCAAAGAAATAACGACAAGAACAACCACTTAGATTCGTGGATTAAAAGTTCCAATATCAG
This window harbors:
- the LOC8274427 gene encoding ADP,ATP carrier protein, mitochondrial, which codes for MADRHQYPSLMQKVASQIHLSSSLSHDVRYRYGGSQSPALHQRQFTHGNYCNAAFQYPMTRACEASPDLPLIASTASPVFVQAPSEKGFASFATDFLMGGVSAAVSKTAAAPIERVKLLIQNQDEMIKAGRLSEPYKGIGDCFSRTIEDEGMMSLWRGNTANVIRYFPTQALNFAFKDYFKRLFNFRKDRDGYWKWFVGNLASGGAAGASSLLFVYSLDYARTRLANDAKAAKKGGGRQFNGLVDVYRKTLQSDGVAGLYRGFNISCFGIIVYRGLYFGMYDSLKPVVLTGKLQDSFFASFALGWVITNGAGLASYPIDTVRRRMMMTSGEAVKYKNSLEAFSVILKNEGAKSLFKGAGANILRAVAGAGVLAGYDKLQVILLGKKYGSGGA